One stretch of Bacteroidia bacterium DNA includes these proteins:
- a CDS encoding ABC transporter ATP-binding protein, producing the protein MEKEALLEVRNLVTEFRTEDETVKAVNDITFTLNKGETIGIVGESGSGKSVTALSVMRLIPNPPGRITGGEIIFHSRHKGTVDLTKLSEKEMRSFRGNEIAMIFQEPMTSLNPVYTCGDQVMEAIMLHQKVSKHEAKERTIALFKEVQLPRPENIFSTYPHQISGGQKQRVMIAMAMSCKPSILIADEPTTALDVTVQHTILDLMEKLQYEHEMGIMFITHDLGVIAELADKVVVMYKGKIVEQGKVWDIFSNPQHPYTKGLLACRPPLNKRLHRLPTVSDFMKIGNDGSMIESNQSVTEVTEKFLITRDERDKHHAKLYAKEPILQIKNLKTYFPIKKGLFGKTEEYVKAVDDVSFDVYPGETLGLVGESGCGKTTLGRTILRLIEPTEGQIIFKGQDITHLGSKELRDLRKYIQIIFQDPYSSLNPRITIGEAILEPMKVHGILADDKARKAKVIELLNRVNMNETHFYRYPHEFSGGQRQRICIARALALNPQFIICDESVSALDVSVQAQVLNLLNELREEFDFTYIFISHDLSVVKFMSDRMVVMNKGKIEEMGDADAISLNPQQEYTRNLINSIPKGQLSDIQASIDRKNKKMQFV; encoded by the coding sequence ATGGAAAAAGAAGCATTATTAGAAGTCCGAAATTTAGTAACGGAATTTAGGACAGAAGACGAGACCGTGAAAGCCGTAAACGACATTACTTTCACACTCAATAAAGGGGAAACCATTGGTATTGTTGGAGAATCTGGTTCTGGAAAATCGGTTACGGCACTTTCCGTGATGCGCTTAATTCCAAATCCGCCCGGACGAATTACCGGCGGAGAAATCATTTTTCACTCGAGGCACAAAGGCACAGTTGATTTAACAAAACTGAGCGAAAAAGAGATGCGCTCTTTCCGTGGAAACGAAATTGCCATGATTTTTCAGGAGCCGATGACTTCCTTGAATCCTGTTTATACTTGTGGAGATCAAGTAATGGAAGCCATTATGCTGCATCAAAAAGTATCGAAGCATGAAGCGAAAGAACGGACAATTGCTTTGTTTAAAGAAGTGCAATTGCCACGTCCAGAAAATATATTTAGCACGTATCCGCATCAAATATCGGGCGGACAAAAACAACGTGTAATGATTGCGATGGCGATGTCTTGCAAACCTTCCATTTTGATTGCAGATGAGCCAACAACCGCCTTAGATGTTACGGTGCAACATACCATTCTTGATTTGATGGAAAAATTGCAGTACGAACACGAAATGGGAATTATGTTTATTACGCACGATTTGGGCGTAATTGCGGAATTGGCGGATAAAGTAGTAGTGATGTACAAAGGAAAAATTGTGGAACAAGGAAAAGTGTGGGATATTTTTTCAAACCCTCAACATCCTTATACCAAAGGACTTTTAGCTTGCCGTCCACCACTTAATAAACGTTTACATCGCTTGCCAACGGTTTCTGATTTTATGAAAATTGGCAACGATGGCTCCATGATAGAAAGCAATCAAAGTGTAACAGAAGTTACTGAAAAATTTCTTATTACGAGAGATGAGCGAGATAAACATCATGCAAAATTATATGCGAAAGAACCTATTCTTCAAATAAAAAATCTCAAAACATATTTTCCGATTAAAAAAGGACTTTTCGGAAAAACAGAAGAATACGTAAAAGCGGTGGACGATGTAAGTTTTGATGTATATCCTGGTGAAACACTCGGATTAGTGGGCGAATCTGGTTGTGGGAAAACAACTTTAGGAAGAACCATTTTGCGATTGATTGAACCAACGGAAGGGCAAATTATTTTTAAAGGGCAAGATATTACACATTTGGGAAGCAAAGAATTGCGCGACCTTCGGAAATACATACAAATTATTTTTCAAGATCCTTATTCTTCGCTAAACCCTCGTATCACTATTGGAGAGGCGATTTTAGAGCCAATGAAAGTACACGGTATTTTAGCCGATGACAAAGCGCGAAAAGCAAAAGTGATTGAATTATTGAATCGGGTAAATATGAATGAAACACATTTTTACCGCTATCCACACGAGTTTTCGGGAGGGCAACGCCAGCGGATTTGCATCGCTCGCGCTTTAGCACTCAATCCTCAATTTATTATTTGTGATGAGTCGGTTTCTGCTTTGGACGTTTCTGTTCAAGCGCAAGTATTGAATTTGCTGAACGAATTACGTGAAGAATTTGATTTTACGTATATTTTTATTTCACATGATTTATCTGTTGTAAAATTTATGTCGGACAGAATGGTGGTGATGAACAAAGGAAAAATAGAAGAAATGGGAGATGCCGATGCGATTTCTTTAAATCCTCAACAAGAATATACTCGGAATTTAATTAATTCAATTCCCAAAGGGCAATTGTCTGATATTCAAGCATCCATTGACCGCAAAAATAAAAAAATGCAATTCGTATAA
- a CDS encoding c-type cytochrome, translating into MDTMCTKLKKPYSTLFLLFIITFFFNINKISAADIDGAKLFRQNCAVCHSLGTDKITGPGLAGVTSRVPQPYEDWMLKWIKNNAAVRASGDAYATKLFADNNQAAMTVFASQLSDDQIKGIIAFLKNPPKVEDATTPVVATTSNAAPQESGVNPLYVLIAILIFLIIIVSVLRGVKRSLKNVINQKKGRPEAPDTSFVQETSKWMLSHKLAVALMCIFLLGWGCTDAWEYLWNIHVYPGYEPTQPIKFSHKIHAGDNNINCIYCHSGAEKGKTAGIPSVNVCMNCHKGITKGPTTGTTEIAKIYYAAGWDVKTQLYDLPQHPIHWNRVHNLPDFSYFNHSQHVVVGQQKCQTCHGEVQTFTVDHQFAPLTMGWCVNCHRTTEVKMAGNPYYDELHKKLEEKYKGQKITVDKMGGIECGKCHY; encoded by the coding sequence ATGGATACAATGTGTACCAAGCTAAAGAAGCCTTATTCGACGCTTTTTTTACTCTTCATTATTACCTTCTTTTTCAACATTAATAAAATTTCAGCAGCAGATATTGACGGAGCAAAGTTGTTCCGCCAAAATTGTGCGGTGTGCCACAGTCTTGGTACAGATAAAATTACTGGTCCAGGATTAGCGGGCGTTACTTCACGTGTTCCGCAACCGTACGAAGACTGGATGTTGAAATGGATTAAAAATAATGCTGCTGTGAGAGCGAGTGGAGATGCTTACGCAACTAAGCTTTTCGCAGATAACAACCAAGCAGCAATGACGGTTTTCGCTTCCCAATTGAGCGATGATCAAATAAAAGGAATTATTGCTTTTTTGAAAAATCCTCCAAAAGTGGAAGATGCAACAACTCCTGTGGTAGCGACAACTTCGAATGCTGCTCCGCAAGAAAGTGGTGTAAATCCTTTATATGTATTAATAGCGATTTTAATATTCCTTATTATCATCGTATCTGTATTAAGAGGCGTAAAACGCTCGCTTAAAAATGTGATCAATCAGAAAAAAGGTCGCCCTGAAGCGCCAGATACATCCTTTGTGCAAGAAACAAGCAAATGGATGCTTTCTCATAAATTAGCGGTAGCACTTATGTGTATTTTCTTGTTAGGTTGGGGTTGTACAGATGCTTGGGAATATCTTTGGAACATTCACGTTTATCCAGGATATGAGCCAACACAACCCATTAAATTTTCTCATAAAATTCACGCTGGAGATAATAACATCAATTGCATTTATTGCCATTCAGGTGCTGAAAAAGGAAAAACTGCTGGAATCCCTTCTGTGAATGTGTGTATGAATTGTCATAAAGGAATTACGAAAGGACCAACTACAGGAACAACCGAAATTGCTAAAATTTATTACGCAGCAGGTTGGGATGTAAAAACGCAGTTGTATGATTTGCCGCAACATCCGATTCATTGGAACAGAGTTCACAATTTACCAGATTTCTCTTATTTCAATCACTCACAACACGTAGTGGTAGGACAGCAAAAATGTCAAACTTGCCACGGCGAAGTACAAACGTTTACCGTAGATCATCAATTTGCGCCACTTACAATGGGCTGGTGCGTTAACTGTCACCGGACAACAGAAGTGAAAATGGCAGGAAATCCTTATTACGATGAATTGCACAAAAAATTAGAAGAAAAATACAAAGGACAAAAAATTACGGTGGATAAAATGGGTGGAATTGAGTGCGGAAAATGCCACTACTAA
- a CDS encoding TAT-variant-translocated molybdopterin oxidoreductase → MGTSKKYWKGLDQLSENPEFVRKSKDEFAEPIPVEQFLGNEGLANSSTSRRDFLKYVGFSLTAATLAACEAPVIKTIPYVIKPEEVTPGIPDWYASTYYDGSDYCSVLVKTREGRPIKIEGNKLSSITKGGTNARVQASVLSLYDTARITAPYKSKAATTWESADKEISSKLADIVAKGGNIRILSATIISPSTKQVIADFITKYPTAKHVTYDAVSYSGIINANDTSFGQAIIPTYNFDKALTIVSIGADFLANWISPIEFSTQYVKNRKVSKEKKTMSKHIHFETIMSLTGANADKRVPVKISQQGIVVVNLYNAVAKLAGQPTLSSSSLPCDDQITAAAKKLFDTAGQSLVVCGSNDTDVQFIVNGINSMLKSYGNTIDISTPCYLRQGSDADFMALVSDMKSGKVGALITYNTNPVYTAPASIGFADAYKKVDLKISMADRLDETAQLADYVCPDNHYLESWNDASPREGVYSLAQPTIAPLFSKPRNEGTRCAQESLLMWAGTTTDYHTYIQAYWEKNIFPTQKKYTDFELFWIPTLRDGIYEATGVADESKNAMGDPVLTITNTKTGKTDKVTIDYSKSAQTIASAAKGGAFEAVLYEKVGIGNGNQANNPWLQELPDPISKVTWDNYITMNPSDMKDAKYNLLEEDDRQGSVATVSANGITVELPVYPQPGQAKGTIGMAVGYGRTDIGRVAEGVGANVFPFSQVINGTIQYSVQDVAIASVAGKSHLFATTQTHSTLVGRPIVKETTLEDYIKDPASGNEVEMVYTKEGKKMPTEVNLWTNFERLDHKWGLSIDLNSCIGCGACVVSCNAENNVPVVGKDEVSRSREMHWLRIDRYYSSDMTQERAEKENVGASNMVYAMEVPTTDNPEVVFQPMMCQHCNHAPCETVCPVMATNHSSEGLNQMIYNRCVGTRYCANNCPYKVRRFNWFNFSENPKFKDVNPSQDELGRMVLNPEVVVRSRGVMEKCSMCIQRIQGGKLKAKIERRPIKDGEIQTACSQSCPTNAISFGNMNDDNSEVANLGKDERMYHVLEELGVLPSVFYLTKVRNVDAVKEGA, encoded by the coding sequence ATGGGAACGTCAAAAAAATACTGGAAAGGATTAGATCAACTCAGTGAAAATCCTGAATTTGTTCGTAAAAGTAAAGATGAGTTTGCCGAACCAATCCCTGTAGAGCAATTTCTCGGGAATGAAGGCTTAGCGAATTCATCCACCAGCAGAAGAGATTTTTTGAAATATGTTGGATTTAGTTTAACGGCTGCAACACTTGCTGCTTGCGAAGCTCCAGTCATAAAAACAATTCCGTATGTAATTAAACCGGAAGAAGTAACACCGGGTATTCCTGATTGGTATGCTTCTACTTATTACGATGGAAGCGATTATTGCAGCGTTTTAGTAAAAACCCGCGAAGGTCGTCCGATAAAAATTGAAGGAAATAAATTATCTTCTATTACAAAAGGTGGCACAAATGCAAGAGTTCAAGCATCTGTACTTTCTTTATATGATACTGCTCGAATTACAGCACCTTATAAATCAAAAGCGGCTACTACTTGGGAAAGCGCAGACAAAGAAATTTCATCTAAATTAGCTGATATCGTTGCAAAAGGAGGAAATATTCGCATACTTTCTGCTACCATTATTAGTCCTTCTACGAAACAAGTTATTGCAGATTTTATTACCAAATATCCAACAGCAAAACACGTTACGTACGATGCCGTTTCGTATTCTGGTATTATCAATGCAAATGACACTTCATTTGGTCAGGCAATTATTCCTACCTATAATTTTGACAAAGCACTAACGATTGTGAGTATTGGTGCGGATTTCTTGGCAAATTGGATTTCTCCGATTGAATTTTCTACACAATATGTGAAAAATAGAAAAGTAAGCAAGGAAAAGAAAACCATGTCGAAACACATCCACTTTGAAACAATTATGTCTTTAACTGGGGCAAATGCGGATAAGCGTGTTCCTGTAAAAATATCTCAACAGGGTATTGTTGTGGTAAATTTATACAATGCGGTTGCTAAATTAGCAGGTCAACCAACCTTGAGCTCTTCTTCTTTGCCGTGTGATGATCAAATAACGGCTGCTGCGAAAAAACTTTTTGACACAGCAGGACAATCATTAGTTGTTTGCGGATCGAATGATACCGATGTTCAATTTATTGTGAATGGAATTAATTCCATGCTAAAAAGCTATGGTAATACAATTGATATATCAACTCCATGTTATTTGAGACAAGGTAGTGATGCGGATTTTATGGCACTTGTTAGTGACATGAAATCAGGAAAGGTTGGCGCATTAATTACTTATAATACGAATCCTGTTTATACAGCTCCTGCTTCTATTGGATTTGCAGATGCTTACAAAAAAGTAGATTTAAAAATATCAATGGCAGATCGTTTGGACGAAACAGCGCAATTAGCTGATTATGTTTGTCCAGATAACCATTATTTGGAATCATGGAACGATGCATCTCCAAGAGAAGGTGTTTACAGTTTAGCGCAACCAACTATTGCACCTTTATTTTCAAAACCAAGAAACGAAGGAACAAGATGTGCGCAAGAAAGTTTATTGATGTGGGCAGGAACTACCACTGATTACCACACGTATATTCAAGCTTATTGGGAGAAGAATATTTTTCCAACACAGAAAAAATATACCGATTTCGAATTATTTTGGATTCCAACTTTAAGAGATGGTATTTATGAAGCGACAGGTGTAGCAGATGAATCGAAAAATGCAATGGGGGACCCTGTACTAACTATTACTAATACTAAAACAGGAAAAACAGATAAAGTTACTATTGATTATTCAAAATCAGCGCAAACCATTGCATCTGCTGCTAAAGGTGGAGCTTTTGAAGCGGTATTATATGAAAAAGTAGGAATTGGAAACGGAAATCAAGCGAACAATCCTTGGTTACAAGAATTACCAGATCCTATTTCAAAAGTAACTTGGGACAATTACATTACAATGAATCCATCCGATATGAAGGATGCGAAATACAATTTATTAGAAGAAGATGATCGCCAAGGAAGTGTGGCTACTGTTTCTGCAAATGGTATAACTGTTGAATTGCCGGTGTATCCTCAACCAGGTCAGGCAAAAGGAACCATTGGAATGGCAGTAGGTTACGGAAGAACAGATATTGGTAGAGTAGCAGAAGGAGTGGGGGCAAATGTGTTCCCTTTTTCACAAGTGATAAACGGAACAATACAATATTCTGTTCAAGACGTAGCGATTGCTTCTGTTGCAGGTAAATCACATCTTTTTGCAACTACACAAACGCACAGTACGCTTGTTGGCAGACCGATTGTAAAAGAAACAACATTAGAAGATTATATCAAAGACCCAGCTTCTGGAAACGAAGTGGAAATGGTTTATACGAAAGAAGGCAAAAAAATGCCGACAGAAGTAAACCTTTGGACTAATTTCGAAAGATTGGATCATAAATGGGGCTTATCAATTGATTTGAATTCATGTATCGGTTGTGGAGCTTGCGTAGTAAGTTGTAATGCTGAAAATAATGTGCCTGTTGTAGGAAAAGACGAAGTAAGCAGAAGTCGTGAAATGCACTGGTTACGTATTGATCGTTATTACAGTAGCGATATGACTCAGGAGCGTGCTGAAAAAGAAAATGTAGGAGCATCCAATATGGTGTATGCGATGGAAGTTCCAACTACGGATAATCCAGAAGTTGTTTTCCAACCGATGATGTGTCAGCATTGTAATCACGCACCTTGCGAAACCGTTTGTCCGGTAATGGCTACTAATCACAGTTCTGAAGGCTTAAACCAAATGATTTATAACCGTTGTGTAGGAACTCGTTACTGTGCAAATAACTGTCCTTATAAAGTAAGAAGATTTAACTGGTTTAATTTCAGTGAAAATCCTAAATTCAAAGATGTTAATCCATCACAAGATGAATTGGGAAGAATGGTATTAAATCCAGAAGTAGTAGTACGTTCAAGAGGGGTTATGGAAAAATGTAGCATGTGTATTCAACGTATACAAGGCGGCAAATTAAAAGCTAAAATTGAAAGACGTCCAATAAAAGATGGCGAAATTCAAACAGCTTGTTCGCAATCTTGTCCTACAAATGCAATCAGTTTCGGAAATATGAATGACGATAACAGTGAAGTTGCCAATTTAGGAAAAGATGAGAGAATGTATCACGTATTGGAAGAATTAGGCGTATTGCCCTCTGTATTTTATCTCACAAAAGTGAGAAACGTAGACGCTGTAAAAGAAGGAGCTTAA
- the nrfD gene encoding NrfD/PsrC family molybdoenzyme membrane anchor subunit encodes MQHESSIREPLILGDKTFHQISEDIARPVEGKANKYWYIVFWIASLAWTWGFCCIAYTIGTGIGAWGLNKTIGWAWDITNFVWWIGIGHAGTLISAVLLLFRQKWRMSINRSAEAMTIFAVLCAAIFPVIHMGRPWLAYFVLPLPNQFGSLWVNFNSPLLWDVFAISTYFSVSVVFWYIGLIPDFAMIRDRANTPLRRKIYSILSFGWSGRAKDWNRYEEVSLVLAGIATPLVFSVHSIVSMDFATSLVRGWHSTIYPPYFVAGAVFSGFAMVLTLLIIVRKVFSLEEYITLQHIEMMNKVMLLTGSIVAIAYFTEFFMAWYSGDPNESFIYLSVDVARGPYWWAFTSLILCNTVLPQIMWFKKARRNLYITFIISIIVNIGMWFERFMIIVTDLYRDYLPSSWTIFHPTFIEVGIFVGTIGMFFTLFLLFARVFPVINQTELKTVLKSSGSLSRKENHK; translated from the coding sequence ATGCAACACGAGTCTTCTATCAGAGAACCGTTAATACTTGGAGATAAAACATTTCATCAGATTTCTGAGGACATTGCTCGACCTGTTGAAGGGAAAGCAAACAAGTATTGGTACATTGTATTTTGGATTGCTTCCTTGGCTTGGACTTGGGGCTTTTGCTGTATCGCTTATACAATAGGTACTGGTATTGGTGCTTGGGGTTTGAATAAAACCATTGGATGGGCTTGGGATATTACGAATTTCGTTTGGTGGATTGGTATTGGACATGCTGGGACGCTTATTTCTGCGGTACTTTTATTGTTCCGCCAAAAATGGAGAATGTCTATTAATCGTTCTGCGGAAGCAATGACGATTTTTGCCGTATTATGCGCAGCCATATTTCCGGTTATCCACATGGGTCGTCCTTGGTTAGCATATTTCGTGTTACCACTTCCAAACCAATTTGGTTCTTTATGGGTAAATTTTAACTCTCCATTGTTGTGGGATGTATTCGCGATTAGTACGTATTTCTCCGTATCTGTTGTGTTTTGGTACATCGGTTTGATTCCCGATTTTGCGATGATTCGCGATAGAGCAAACACCCCGCTTCGCAGAAAAATTTATTCCATTCTTAGTTTTGGATGGAGCGGACGTGCAAAAGATTGGAACCGTTACGAAGAAGTATCACTTGTGTTAGCTGGTATTGCCACTCCACTTGTGTTTTCGGTTCACTCTATTGTAAGTATGGACTTTGCCACATCTTTGGTAAGAGGGTGGCATTCCACTATTTATCCGCCTTACTTTGTGGCTGGAGCTGTTTTTTCAGGATTTGCGATGGTATTAACGCTCTTAATTATTGTGCGTAAAGTATTTAGTTTAGAAGAATACATTACCCTTCAACACATTGAAATGATGAATAAAGTAATGCTTTTAACAGGTTCTATTGTTGCCATTGCTTATTTTACAGAATTTTTTATGGCTTGGTATTCTGGTGATCCAAACGAAAGTTTTATTTACCTTTCGGTAGATGTGGCACGAGGTCCTTATTGGTGGGCATTTACATCCTTGATTCTGTGTAACACCGTGCTTCCGCAAATTATGTGGTTCAAAAAGGCGAGAAGAAATCTATACATAACCTTTATCATTTCCATTATAGTGAATATTGGAATGTGGTTCGAGCGTTTTATGATTATCGTAACGGATTTATACAGAGATTACCTTCCTTCCAGTTGGACGATATTTCATCCAACATTTATCGAAGTTGGTATTTTTGTCGGAACAATCGGAATGTTTTTTACCTTATTTCTTTTATTTGCAAGAGTTTTCCCGGTTATCAATCAAACAGAATTGAAGACTGTTTTGAAATCATCTGGATCTTTAAGCAGAAAAGAGAATCACAAATAG
- a CDS encoding DUF3341 domain-containing protein gives MSQTIIHGIYDDDELLLNGAKALRAIGIKVKEVFSPIPVHGLDEVIGVKKTRLAICSFIYGCTGTSLALLMMWYMLIHDWPVDIGGKPNQFLYRNIPAFIPITFEITVLCAAHGMALTFLFRSWIFPGVSPKNPDRRTTDDKFLMLIEARSEDVTKIVSVLRETGASEVNQKTA, from the coding sequence ATGAGTCAGACGATTATACACGGTATTTATGATGACGATGAACTCCTTTTAAACGGAGCAAAAGCACTTCGAGCCATCGGAATAAAAGTGAAAGAAGTTTTTTCGCCTATCCCTGTTCACGGACTTGACGAAGTAATTGGCGTGAAAAAAACGCGCTTGGCAATTTGTTCTTTTATCTACGGTTGCACTGGAACATCTCTTGCATTGTTGATGATGTGGTACATGTTAATCCACGATTGGCCTGTTGATATTGGGGGAAAGCCGAACCAATTTTTGTATCGCAATATTCCAGCATTTATCCCAATTACGTTTGAGATAACCGTTTTATGCGCTGCACACGGCATGGCACTTACTTTCTTATTTAGAAGTTGGATATTTCCTGGCGTATCTCCAAAAAATCCAGACAGAAGAACAACAGATGATAAATTTTTAATGTTAATAGAAGCTCGTAGCGAAGACGTAACAAAAATTGTTTCCGTTTTGAGAGAGACAGGTGCTTCGGAAGTAAATCAAAAAACAGCATAA
- a CDS encoding cytochrome c, with protein MKQRIKNIFSIGRNVTGLSLALLACSTVLMTSCWKHDPNSPGVEYMPDMYRSPDYETNSYNPFFADSMSDRVPVVGTIPRGFQPDPYPNTPQGWLDAAKNMEDPFPADTAIQGEGKGIFVIYCRHCHGDQGMGDGPVAMKLPGPPPPYSGPALKNITVGEMYQTLEYGKGLMGSHASQLTVDQRWKVIRYVQVLQKIGADTTKAATASVAKDSTAAKTN; from the coding sequence ATGAAACAACGTATAAAAAATATTTTTTCAATCGGCAGAAATGTAACCGGCTTGAGTTTGGCTTTGTTGGCTTGCTCCACCGTTTTAATGACTTCCTGCTGGAAACACGATCCAAACAGTCCGGGAGTAGAATACATGCCAGATATGTACCGTTCACCGGATTATGAAACCAATTCTTACAATCCATTTTTTGCGGATAGCATGAGTGATAGAGTTCCGGTAGTAGGAACTATTCCAAGAGGCTTTCAACCAGATCCATATCCAAATACACCACAAGGTTGGTTGGATGCTGCGAAAAACATGGAAGATCCATTTCCTGCAGATACAGCAATACAAGGAGAAGGAAAAGGAATTTTTGTAATTTATTGCAGACATTGCCATGGAGACCAAGGAATGGGAGATGGACCAGTGGCGATGAAGTTACCTGGACCTCCGCCGCCATATTCTGGTCCAGCATTGAAAAACATTACAGTAGGAGAAATGTACCAAACACTTGAATATGGAAAAGGCTTGATGGGATCACACGCTTCTCAACTTACGGTAGATCAGCGTTGGAAAGTAATTCGCTATGTACAAGTATTGCAAAAGATAGGAGCAGATACAACAAAAGCAGCTACTGCTTCTGTAGCGAAAGATTCAACGGCAGCGAAAACAAATTAA
- a CDS encoding quinol:cytochrome C oxidoreductase: MNLNYTFSDKSKKLTYVLIGIGVLAFAFALISKEVSGTRLWANLLIDSFFFFGISLGAVFFMSLQYAAQAGWPVVVKRVFEAVGTYLPVGAIFILIVMVGSAIVGMSGGHPLYSWMAKGVMVGDKILKGKSAYLNIPFFLIRTIIYLGVFVYLAGLLRKNSLAADLTDNYLPIHYKNVTIAGIFIVFFGLAESMASWDWIMSLDSHWLSTLFGWYVLSGIWVTAIIVIIAITVHLKSRGYLENVNESHLQNLALWMFAISILWSYLWFAQFMLIWYANIPDEVVYFKIRIDHYTVLLWVVFLMNLLLPLILLISRDAKRNTKLLITIAAIVFCTHWLDVFIMVMPSTVGEIWHIGFAEIGMFLGFLGLFIYVVLSSLAKVPLQVKNHPYLEESIHHHI; the protein is encoded by the coding sequence ATGAACTTAAATTATACCTTCTCCGACAAATCAAAAAAACTAACCTATGTACTGATAGGCATTGGTGTATTGGCATTTGCGTTTGCATTGATAAGCAAAGAAGTTTCAGGAACCAGATTGTGGGCTAATTTATTGATAGACTCGTTTTTCTTTTTCGGTATTTCTTTAGGAGCTGTCTTTTTTATGTCGCTGCAATATGCGGCACAAGCTGGCTGGCCAGTTGTGGTGAAAAGAGTTTTTGAAGCAGTTGGTACTTATTTACCAGTTGGTGCTATTTTCATTTTAATTGTAATGGTTGGTAGCGCGATAGTTGGAATGTCAGGAGGACACCCGCTTTATTCTTGGATGGCAAAAGGCGTGATGGTTGGAGATAAAATTTTAAAGGGTAAATCAGCCTACTTAAACATTCCATTTTTCCTCATTCGCACAATTATTTATTTAGGAGTGTTTGTTTATCTCGCCGGTTTGCTCAGAAAAAATTCATTGGCAGCAGATTTAACAGATAATTATTTGCCGATTCATTACAAAAACGTAACAATAGCTGGTATTTTTATTGTATTTTTTGGATTAGCAGAATCAATGGCATCTTGGGATTGGATTATGTCATTAGATTCGCATTGGCTCAGCACTTTGTTCGGCTGGTATGTGCTATCAGGAATTTGGGTAACGGCAATTATTGTAATTATTGCGATAACTGTTCATTTGAAAAGTAGAGGATATTTAGAAAATGTGAACGAAAGTCATTTGCAAAATTTAGCATTATGGATGTTCGCGATAAGCATTTTATGGAGTTACTTGTGGTTTGCTCAATTTATGTTGATTTGGTATGCAAATATTCCTGACGAGGTAGTCTATTTTAAAATTCGTATTGATCATTACACTGTTTTATTGTGGGTAGTATTTCTGATGAATTTACTTTTGCCCTTGATATTATTAATTTCGAGAGATGCAAAGCGCAACACAAAATTGCTTATCACCATTGCTGCTATTGTTTTTTGCACGCATTGGTTAGATGTATTTATTATGGTAATGCCGAGTACAGTTGGCGAAATATGGCACATTGGATTTGCAGAAATAGGAATGTTCCTTGGATTTTTAGGATTGTTTATTTACGTAGTACTTAGTTCGCTTGCGAAGGTTCCGCTACAAGTAAAAAATCATCCTTATCTTGAAGAGAGTATTCATCATCATATATAA